The DNA window AGCCCTCCCTCGACACCGAGGCCCCCGCGGATGCCCCCCGCGTGGGAGGCGGCAAGGTGGACCTCGCCCTCGGCGTCCTCAACGGCGTGGTCGGGGACTACCTCCACGCGAACGACAACGGCCTCGCCATCTCCATGGCGCTGCACCATGAGGGCAAGCCCGTCGCGCTCACCCGCGAGGCGCTCCAGCGCGCCTATCCACGCTCGACGGGTCGGCTGGCGTTGTGGGTCCACGGCCTCGCGGTCACCGAGTCCATCTGGGCCTTCCCGGGCGACGCGACCCGCACGTATGGCGCGATGCTGGAGCGCGACGCGGGCCTCACCCCGCTCTACCTCCGGTACAACACGGGGCTCCACGTCTCCGAGAACGGAGCCGCCCTCGCGCGCCTGCTGGAGACACTCGTCACCGAGTTCCCCGTGCCCATCGAGGAGCTGGTCCTCGTGGGCTACAGCATGGGCGGGCTCGTGGTGCGCAGCGCCTGCCACGTCGCCGCGCGGGACTCACTGACGTGGCTCTCCCACGTGAAACAGGCGCTCTATCTCGGCGTACCCCACCTGGGCAGCCCGCTGGAGCGCGTGGGAAGCGCCGTGTCGTGGGTGCTGCGCGCCATCCCCAATGCCTATACGCGGCTGGTGGCGGACGTGGCGGACCTGCGCAGCAACGGCGTGAAGGACATGGGCTACGCGAACCTGCTGCACGAGGACTGGCAAGACGCCGATCCCACCGTGCCGCTCCAGAATCGCCGACACCCCGTTCCGCTGCTGCCGACGATCTCCCATCACCTCATCGCCGGCGCGCTGTCACGCGACGAGCGCAACTGGGTCTCGCTGCTCTTCGGCGACGGCGTCGTGCCCGTGTCGAGCGCGACCGGGCGCGCGAAGCCCGAGGATCGCAGCCCCGTCTTTCCCCAGGAGAACGTGAAGGTGGTGAACGCCATCGACCACGTGGCCATCGCGCATCACGAACAGGTGTATGCCCTCATTCGCGAGTGGTTCGCCCCGGAGGCCGCATGAAGCGCTGGCGAGGATTGAAGAACCTGGTGCAGGACGCCGTGGACCATGGCGCGACCGCCATCGAGGAGGTGCACCGCAACAGCGCGGCGACCCCGTTCCAGTTGCTGGAGCAGGTGCCCGGCCTCGAGAAGCCCGCGCGTGTGGCCCACGGCATTCATGACCTGGCCCTGTCCGGCTCGTACGGAATGGTTCGGCTGGTCACGCGACAGGTGGGCAAGGCGCTCGATCACGTGCTCGACGCGATCGACACGCCGTCCGAACCCAAGCCCTGAGGGCCATTACCTCGCGCGTCATCGCGGCACCTCGGCCTCCTGCGTACAAGACACCCATCGGCGCGACGGAAAAGCCCGCGCGCCGATGCGTGAACCCTGTCACCACCGAGGAGCCTCCCCATGACCGCCACCGAGCTGACGCAGATCATCGACCTCTACCTCGCCGCCTGGAACGAGCTGAACCTCGATCGCCGCGCGACGGTCATCGCCCAGGTCTGGGACAAGGAGGGCCGGCTCATCGATCCGCCCCTCGCGTCGAGCGGACACGCCGGCATCAGCGAGCACATCAGCGCGCTGCACTCCCAGTTCCCGGGGCACGCGTTCCGGCGCGCCAGCGGCATCGACTCGCACAACGGATTCGTCCGCTTCGCGTGGGAGCTGATGACGCCCCAGGGCACCGTGGCGATGACCGGCATGGACGTGGGCGAACTGACGCCCGAGGGCAAGCTGCGCCGGGTGACGGGCTTCTTCGGCCCGCTGCCTGAACTCACGAAGGCGTGAGCCCCGCGCTCAAGCGACGACGGCCGCCGCGAAGTGGACGTGATCGAACGCGCGGTAGCCGTCGCTCCGCCCCGCGAAGTAGCGCTCCTGGATGTCGGCGGGCGTGAGCTGCTCGCGCGCAGTCAGCCCCACCTCGCGCAGCAGCGCGGGCAGCTCCGCGGCATCGAGTCCCGTCCGCATCGGCTCGCCCGCCTGTCGCACCGCCGCCAACAACCGCTGCGCCCGTGTCGAGGCCCGCTCCGGCACGAAGGCCTCCGTCTCCAGATGATCGAACACCACCGTGCTGCCACGCGCCGCCACGGTGGCGATGGACCGCAGCGTCCGCAGCACGCTGTCGCGTGGCAGGTAGTACGTCACGCCCAGCCAACTGAAGAACGCGGGCACACGCGAGTCGAAGCCCGCCTCGCGCAGCACGTCCTCCAGCGCGTCTCGCGAGAAGTCGATGGGGACGAAGCGCAGCCGCGGGGGCTCGCGCCATCCCGCCCGCGCCACGCGGCGCCGCATGTCCGCCTGCGTGACGGGGTGGTCCAACGAGAACACCCGCACCTGTCGCGCGGACTCAGGGCACCGGTACGCGAACGTGTCCAGGCCCGCGCCCAGGATGACGTACTGCGCGATGCCCTCGGGCACCGAGGCCACCAGGAGCGACTCGGTGTAGCGCGCCCGAGACAGCGAAATGGAAGCGCCCAGCGCCCGCATCGAGCGAGCCAAGGCGACAGCCGGAGCCATCCCGGGCACCCAGTCCTCCGGCGCGAAGTACGCGGCCGCCGATCCCAGATGCTGACTGATTGTCGCCCACTCCTCGGGCGCGAAGAGCTGCTCCGCCAGGAAGTCATCGAAGATTCGGGGCGTGTCGTTCCGGGCGTGGTGCGCGCGGGTGAACGCACTGATCAGCGCGGTGACGCTCGGCGTGGATTCGCTCATGGGTCGGCTCCTCGGGAGCGCGAGACAGGCCTCGCGCATGCACCTTCGAGTAGCACCCGGGCTTCAGGCGAATCAACAAAACATCAATAATTTCGGCACCTTACAACAACAAGCCCCCTCCTGTCAATCCCTCGACGGGGCGGGCGCTCACGACGGCGGCATCGGCCCCAGGTAGTCGAGCGGCTCCATGGGCTTTCCGTCCACGCGCACCTCGAAGTGCAGGTGCGGTCCGGACGTCTTGCCGGACTCGCCCACGGTGGCGATGACCTGCCCCCGGCGCACCTTCTGCCCCGTGCGCACGCGCAGGTCGCGGTTGTGGGCGTACAGCGTGATGAGCTGCGCCGAGTGCTCGACGATGGCGATGAGTCCATAGCCCTTCTGCTCGCCCGCATAGAGCACGGTGCCTTCCTGCGCGGTCTTCACGGGCGTGCCCGCGGGCGCCGCCAGGTCCACGCCGTCGTGCGGCTCCTTGCCCTTCTTGCCGAACCGGCCGTACAGCACGCCCTTGAGCGGCCAGTCGAGCAGCCCTTGTGTCGCCACGCGCGGACGCGCGGACGCAGAGCCAGGACGTCCCGACAACACCCGGCCTCGCGCGGGCGGTGGATCCTCTCGCCGCGCCACCGGAGGTCGCGCACGACGCGGTGAGGACACCGGCGCGGAGCCCGGAGAGGAGAGCACCAGTTCGGGCTCCTCATCCGAGTCCACGTGTCCCGAGGACTCCATCTCCACCGGGCCGGACGCGGTGCCGGGGATGGTCAGCTCCTGCCCCACCGAGATCGCCCGCGCGTCGGAGATGCCGTTGGCCTTGGACAGCTCCTCCACCGTGAGGCCGTACGTCTTGGCGATGCGGTACATCGTCTCGCCGGGAGCCACGGTGTGGCGCATGGCCACCAGCTCGGGCTCCACGTGAGCGGGGCGCAGGGCGAAGGGCAGCGGCTCACCGGCCGCCTTCTTCCCCTTCCCCGCGCCCGAGCACTCCGGCGCCTCGGGGAGGACGCCGTCCCCCAACCCACTGGAGGCCCGGGTCCCCGCGCAGCCGCCGAGCAGCGCGGCCACGAGGAGGACCCGGAGCACGTGCTCCGCGCGGCTGGTGCCCCGTCTCGGCAAACTCAGGCACCGTCCGGGTCGTGCCGCTGGAAGCCATCCAGCGTCCAACTCGTGAGGCCCGCGATACGCCCGTGGTCGGTCAGGTCCAGGTGCAGCGGCGTCACCGACACGCGCTTGTCCAAGTGCACCGCGTTGCAGTCGCTGCCCTGGATGTCCTCGTGTTGGTAGTCCGTGCCGCCAATCCAGTAGTACTTCCGGCCGCGCGGATCCTCTTTCTCCACGACGTCGTAGCCGTAGGAGTGCCGGCCCAGCCGCGTGACGACGTAGCCGTCCGGCTCCACGCCTCCGGGGATGTTCACGTTGAGGAGCATCCGAGGCGGCAGCGGACGAGACAGCGCGGACTGCGCCAGCGACCGGGCGAAGCGCGCCGCGGGCCCGAAGTCGAACGGCCCCCGAGACACGAGGCTGAACGCAATGGCGGGCACCCCGAGCTGGGCCGCCTCCATCGCCGCGGCCACCGTCCCTGAATAGGTGACGTCGTCCGCCAGGTTCGAGCCGTGGTTGATGCCGGAGACCATGAGCTGAGGACGAGCATCCTTCAGCAGGTGCACCAGCGCCAGATACGAGCAGTCCGTCGGGGTGCCGTCCACGGCGAACCACCGCTCACGCACCTGTTTGATGCGCAGCGGCCGATGCAGGCTGATGGCGTGCGACGCGGCGCTCTGCTCGCGATCAGGCGCCACGACCCACACTTCACCCAAGGGACTGACGGCCTCGACGAGCGCCTGGAGTCCCTCGGAGAAGTAGCCGTCGTCGTTGGAGACGAGGATGCGAGGAAGAGGAGCGCTCACGGCTCACTTCTTCTTCTTGGCCAGGGAGCGCATCGCGCCCATGCCCGCGTAGCGCGCGCCCGCGCCCAGCTCCTGCTCGATGCGCAAGAGCTGGTTGTACTTGGCCACGCGATCCGAGCGCGACGCCGAGCCCGTCTTGATCTGCCCGCAGTCGAGCGCCACGGCCAGGTCCGCGATGGTGGTGTCCTCGGTCTCGCCCGAGCGGTGGCTCATGATGGACGTGAAGCCCGCGCGGTGCGCCATGCGCACGGCGTCGAACGTCTCGGTCAGCGTGCCAATCTGGTTCACCTTCACCAGGATGGAGTTGGCCACGCCGCTGGCGATGCCGCGCTCCAGCCGCTCCACGTTGGTGACGAACAGGTCATCGCCCACGAGCTGCACCTGGTTGCCGAGCGCGTCGGTGAGCTTCTTCCAGCCGTCCCAGTCGTCCTCCGCCATGCCGTCCTCGATGGAGACGATGGGGTAGCGCTCGGAGAGGCCGCGGTAGTAGTCCAGCAGGCCCTGGGCGTCGTACTCCTTGCCCTCGCCCTTGAGCTTGTACTTCTTGGACGCCTTGTCGAAGAACTCGCTGGCGGCCACGTCCAGCGCGAGGAACATCTGCTCGCCGGCCTTGAAGCCCGCCGCGTCGATGGCCTCCATGATGAGCTTGAGCGCCTCCTCGTTGGCCGGGAGGTCCGGGGCATAGCCGCCCTCGTCGCCCACGCCCGTGGCCAGCTTGCGCGCCTTGAGGATCTTCTTGAGCGCGTGG is part of the Myxococcaceae bacterium JPH2 genome and encodes:
- a CDS encoding class I SAM-dependent methyltransferase; this translates as MSESTPSVTALISAFTRAHHARNDTPRIFDDFLAEQLFAPEEWATISQHLGSAAAYFAPEDWVPGMAPAVALARSMRALGASISLSRARYTESLLVASVPEGIAQYVILGAGLDTFAYRCPESARQVRVFSLDHPVTQADMRRRVARAGWREPPRLRFVPIDFSRDALEDVLREAGFDSRVPAFFSWLGVTYYLPRDSVLRTLRSIATVAARGSTVVFDHLETEAFVPERASTRAQRLLAAVRQAGEPMRTGLDAAELPALLREVGLTAREQLTPADIQERYFAGRSDGYRAFDHVHFAAAVVA
- a CDS encoding alpha/beta hydrolase: MHNPETPPDPSPEPSLDTEAPADAPRVGGGKVDLALGVLNGVVGDYLHANDNGLAISMALHHEGKPVALTREALQRAYPRSTGRLALWVHGLAVTESIWAFPGDATRTYGAMLERDAGLTPLYLRYNTGLHVSENGAALARLLETLVTEFPVPIEELVLVGYSMGGLVVRSACHVAARDSLTWLSHVKQALYLGVPHLGSPLERVGSAVSWVLRAIPNAYTRLVADVADLRSNGVKDMGYANLLHEDWQDADPTVPLQNRRHPVPLLPTISHHLIAGALSRDERNWVSLLFGDGVVPVSSATGRAKPEDRSPVFPQENVKVVNAIDHVAIAHHEQVYALIREWFAPEAA
- the surE gene encoding 5'/3'-nucleotidase SurE; amino-acid sequence: MSAPLPRILVSNDDGYFSEGLQALVEAVSPLGEVWVVAPDREQSAASHAISLHRPLRIKQVRERWFAVDGTPTDCSYLALVHLLKDARPQLMVSGINHGSNLADDVTYSGTVAAAMEAAQLGVPAIAFSLVSRGPFDFGPAARFARSLAQSALSRPLPPRMLLNVNIPGGVEPDGYVVTRLGRHSYGYDVVEKEDPRGRKYYWIGGTDYQHEDIQGSDCNAVHLDKRVSVTPLHLDLTDHGRIAGLTSWTLDGFQRHDPDGA
- the eno gene encoding phosphopyruvate hydratase; translated protein: MTEIAQILAREVLDSRGNPTVEAEVQLVGGARGRAAVPSGASTGEHEAIELRDGDKGRYLGKGVRKAVAHVLETLAPALIGEDAADQVAVDRLMLELDGTPTKSKLGANAILAVSMACARAAAEAHGLPLYRYVGGLQARTLPVPLMNILNGGAHADTRVDVQEFMVVPAGAKSFAEGLRWGAEVFHALKKILKARKLATGVGDEGGYAPDLPANEEALKLIMEAIDAAGFKAGEQMFLALDVAASEFFDKASKKYKLKGEGKEYDAQGLLDYYRGLSERYPIVSIEDGMAEDDWDGWKKLTDALGNQVQLVGDDLFVTNVERLERGIASGVANSILVKVNQIGTLTETFDAVRMAHRAGFTSIMSHRSGETEDTTIADLAVALDCGQIKTGSASRSDRVAKYNQLLRIEQELGAGARYAGMGAMRSLAKKKK
- a CDS encoding M23 family metallopeptidase, whose protein sequence is MPRRGTSRAEHVLRVLLVAALLGGCAGTRASSGLGDGVLPEAPECSGAGKGKKAAGEPLPFALRPAHVEPELVAMRHTVAPGETMYRIAKTYGLTVEELSKANGISDARAISVGQELTIPGTASGPVEMESSGHVDSDEEPELVLSSPGSAPVSSPRRARPPVARREDPPPARGRVLSGRPGSASARPRVATQGLLDWPLKGVLYGRFGKKGKEPHDGVDLAAPAGTPVKTAQEGTVLYAGEQKGYGLIAIVEHSAQLITLYAHNRDLRVRTGQKVRRGQVIATVGESGKTSGPHLHFEVRVDGKPMEPLDYLGPMPPS